In Flavobacterium okayamense, a single window of DNA contains:
- a CDS encoding O-antigen ligase family protein gives METNSGNKYLKLIFLHIILGVICFLLPVLTKLYSLIVFGGGLWYVIKNKNRNLEVLQVAAYITGIEVFFRMTNGMHITEYAKYSIIIFMILGMFYDGIKKSSYIYVLFLLLLLPGIFVGINNLRFDTNIRKAIAFNISGPVCLGISAIYCFGKDIKFEVLKKVLLYMTLPIATVTTYIFLFTPSVKDVVTNTQSNFEASGGYGPNQVSTVLGLGMFLFFFQILLNSKSRSIRLFNAILLGIVSFRAIVTFSRGGVMTGLAMIVFLLIFTFLLLNFKAKARLIYYAIIGIIFSLGIWTYSSLETQGMIDKRYANQSARGIEKESQLSGRETLMSTEMQMFLDNPFFGVGVGKNKEYREELTGIEAASHNEITRMVAEHGLFGVLAFIILLFTPILRFLANRRNIFIISFLAFWGLTINHAAMRLAAPAFIYALSLLNVIFVEENESIVHRE, from the coding sequence ATGGAAACTAATTCTGGAAATAAATATTTAAAATTAATTTTTTTACACATTATTTTAGGTGTAATATGCTTTTTATTGCCAGTACTTACAAAGTTATATTCTTTAATAGTTTTTGGTGGCGGACTTTGGTATGTAATAAAAAATAAAAATAGAAATTTAGAAGTATTACAAGTTGCCGCTTACATCACTGGAATTGAAGTTTTTTTTAGAATGACAAACGGTATGCATATTACAGAATATGCAAAATATTCTATTATTATTTTCATGATATTGGGGATGTTTTATGATGGAATAAAAAAGAGCTCCTATATTTATGTGCTATTCTTGTTATTGTTATTGCCGGGTATTTTTGTGGGTATTAATAATCTTAGGTTTGATACAAATATAAGAAAGGCAATAGCTTTTAATATTTCTGGTCCTGTATGTTTAGGAATAAGTGCAATTTACTGTTTTGGGAAAGATATAAAATTCGAAGTATTGAAGAAAGTTTTATTATATATGACTTTACCTATAGCTACTGTTACAACTTATATTTTTCTTTTCACGCCAAGTGTTAAAGATGTTGTTACAAATACACAATCTAATTTTGAAGCTTCTGGAGGTTATGGCCCAAATCAAGTTTCAACAGTTTTGGGCTTAGGGATGTTTTTATTCTTTTTTCAAATTTTATTAAATTCTAAAAGTAGATCGATTAGACTTTTTAATGCAATTTTACTTGGAATTGTCTCTTTTAGAGCAATTGTTACGTTTTCTAGAGGAGGTGTAATGACAGGTTTAGCAATGATAGTTTTTTTGTTGATATTCACATTTTTGCTTTTAAATTTTAAAGCTAAAGCAAGATTAATTTATTATGCAATTATTGGGATAATTTTCAGTTTGGGAATTTGGACTTACAGTTCATTAGAAACTCAAGGAATGATTGATAAACGATATGCAAATCAAAGCGCAAGAGGAATTGAGAAGGAAAGTCAACTTTCTGGTAGAGAAACTTTAATGAGCACAGAAATGCAAATGTTTTTAGATAATCCTTTTTTTGGAGTAGGAGTTGGTAAAAACAAAGAATATAGAGAAGAGTTAACAGGAATTGAAGCAGCGTCTCATAATGAAATTACTCGAATGGTCGCTGAACATGGTTTGTTTGGCGTTTTAGCTTTTATAATTTTATTGTTTACGCCTATATTAAGGTTTTTGGCCAATCGTAGAAATATTTTTATAATTTCATTTTTAGCATTTTGGGGGCTTACAATTAATCATGCTGCTATGAGGCTTGCTGCTCCAGCCTTTATTTATGCATTGTCATTGCTAAATGTAATATTTGTTGAAGAGAATGAAAGTATTGTACATAGGGAATAA
- a CDS encoding glycosyltransferase family 4 protein: MKVLYIGNKLSQYGINKTTVETLGEDLNLVGYNVVSVSNKKNFLLRLLHMAWTTLTCSKVDFMLVDTYSTNAFWFAFICSQIARIRKIKYIPILHGGNLPQRLYKNPFLTQLIFKNSYKNVAPSNYLKHEFESVGYSNVTFIPNSIEIKKYNFIQRKDIAPKLLWVRAFATIYNPFMAIEVFKKIKGIYPEATLTMVGPDKDGSLYACKQKSLELGLAINFMGRLSKDEWRELSETKDIFINTTHFDNTPVSVMEAMALGLPVVSTNVGGIPFLVEDEVNGLLVEDGDINAMVNKIDLLLKNPNLTSKLSKNGRELAESWDWNTVKVFWQKLLQ; this comes from the coding sequence ATGAAAGTATTGTACATAGGGAATAAGTTAAGTCAATATGGTATAAATAAAACTACTGTTGAAACACTAGGTGAAGATTTGAATTTAGTTGGGTATAATGTTGTCTCAGTTTCTAACAAGAAAAATTTTCTTTTGAGACTTTTGCATATGGCTTGGACAACTTTAACTTGCTCTAAAGTTGATTTCATGTTAGTTGATACTTACAGTACTAATGCCTTTTGGTTTGCATTTATTTGCAGCCAAATAGCTAGAATTAGAAAAATAAAATATATACCAATTCTACATGGTGGAAACTTACCTCAAAGATTATATAAAAATCCTTTTTTGACCCAATTAATTTTTAAAAACTCCTACAAAAATGTAGCACCTTCAAATTATCTAAAACATGAATTTGAAAGTGTAGGGTATTCAAATGTTACATTTATTCCAAATTCAATTGAAATTAAAAAGTATAACTTTATTCAAAGAAAAGATATAGCTCCTAAATTACTTTGGGTAAGAGCTTTTGCCACAATTTATAATCCTTTTATGGCAATTGAAGTTTTTAAGAAAATAAAAGGTATTTATCCAGAAGCTACGCTTACAATGGTTGGACCTGATAAAGACGGAAGTTTGTATGCTTGTAAACAGAAAAGTTTAGAATTAGGTTTAGCGATTAATTTTATGGGGAGATTGTCTAAAGACGAATGGAGAGAGTTATCCGAAACTAAAGATATATTTATAAATACAACACATTTTGATAATACGCCTGTAAGTGTAATGGAAGCTATGGCACTTGGACTGCCAGTCGTTTCTACAAATGTTGGTGGAATTCCTTTTCTAGTTGAAGATGAAGTAAATGGATTGTTAGTTGAAGATGGAGATATTAATGCAATGGTTAATAAAATTGATTTACTTCTTAAAAATCCGAATTTAACTTCAAAATTATCAAAAAACGGAAGAGAATTAGCTGAGTCTTGGGATTGGAATACTGTAAAAGTTTTTTGGCAAAAACTATTACAATAA
- a CDS encoding serine O-acetyltransferase, which yields MNFIKLLQSDYNKYKKYGGNFFTIVFFTQGFWAITQYRLAHSVYKMGFPIVKQLLQLIMLLWQKVIEITTGISIPASVTIGHSFYIGHFGGIILNAKANIGNNCNISQGVTIGVSGQGEKRGVPVIGNDVYIGANAVLAGKILIQNNAVIGACSLVTTDVEENAVMVGVPAVKVSEKGSKGYL from the coding sequence ATGAATTTTATAAAATTACTTCAATCCGATTATAATAAGTATAAAAAATATGGGGGTAATTTTTTTACCATAGTATTTTTTACACAAGGATTTTGGGCTATTACTCAATATCGATTAGCACATAGTGTTTATAAAATGGGTTTTCCTATTGTAAAGCAATTGCTTCAATTAATAATGTTATTATGGCAAAAGGTTATTGAAATTACAACTGGGATTAGTATTCCCGCTTCGGTAACTATTGGACATTCTTTTTATATTGGACATTTTGGAGGAATCATTTTAAATGCTAAAGCAAATATTGGGAACAATTGTAATATTTCTCAAGGTGTAACTATTGGTGTTTCAGGTCAAGGTGAAAAAAGAGGCGTTCCTGTTATTGGAAATGATGTTTATATAGGAGCCAATGCTGTATTGGCAGGCAAAATTTTGATTCAAAATAATGCAGTAATTGGTGCTTGCTCATTAGTTACTACAGACGTTGAAGAGAATGCTGTTATGGTGGGTGTTCCAGCAGTTAAAGTTTCAGAAAAAGGTTCAAAAGGATATTTATAA
- a CDS encoding exopolysaccharide biosynthesis polyprenyl glycosylphosphotransferase, translating into MPPKNQKIHFEISERKILLRILDIVFVLGILHWVSIYFNFDYFKITETSFYWTIVLALYINSFGTIFEMYNLHVASNRYYIIRSVILTSAITTLFYLLTPFYTPILPNNRLQIVYFFFSILFALALWRNIYISFLASNRFIKQVILVGSSKKIDEYAKELTLGNPHYRVKAYVPTDEKKNKANILQVNTSDFFNYVLGNNISEVVVTNDSNKAISVEMYEALLNILESGVVIREYADVYEGATYRLPINFDDKELYKFFPFSRSNQNKLYLFYSRLFDIVFALLGLLGLLVIIPFIWSFNLIWNRGPLFYKQERVGKNGESFNIVKLRTMIVNAEKEGAVFAKTNDTRITPFGKLLRKSRLDEVPQFINVLKGEMSVIGPRPERPIFVEQIAENIPLYKTRHVIKPGLTGWAQVNYPYGENLDDSLMKLRYDLYYMKHRSLFLDVNIFMKTLSTVLFFRGQ; encoded by the coding sequence ATGCCTCCTAAAAACCAAAAAATTCACTTTGAAATATCTGAACGCAAAATTCTTTTGCGAATTCTAGATATTGTTTTTGTTTTAGGGATTCTACATTGGGTAAGCATTTATTTTAATTTTGATTATTTTAAAATTACTGAAACAAGCTTTTATTGGACAATTGTTTTGGCATTATATATCAATAGTTTTGGAACTATTTTTGAAATGTATAATTTACATGTAGCGAGTAACCGTTATTATATAATACGAAGTGTAATTTTGACAAGTGCAATTACAACTTTGTTTTATTTGCTTACACCATTTTATACACCAATTTTACCAAATAATCGTTTGCAAATAGTATATTTCTTCTTCTCTATACTTTTTGCTTTAGCACTTTGGCGAAATATTTATATTAGTTTTTTAGCATCTAATAGATTTATAAAACAAGTTATTTTAGTAGGTAGTAGTAAAAAAATTGATGAATATGCAAAAGAGTTGACCTTAGGTAATCCGCATTACAGAGTTAAGGCTTATGTTCCAACAGATGAAAAGAAAAATAAAGCAAATATTCTTCAGGTAAATACGAGTGATTTTTTTAATTATGTTTTAGGAAATAATATTTCGGAAGTTGTAGTAACAAACGATTCTAATAAAGCAATTTCGGTTGAAATGTATGAAGCATTACTAAATATCTTAGAAAGCGGAGTAGTGATTAGAGAATATGCAGACGTTTATGAAGGAGCAACTTATCGATTACCGATAAACTTTGATGATAAAGAATTGTATAAATTCTTTCCTTTTAGTAGAAGTAATCAAAATAAGCTTTATTTATTCTATTCTCGTTTATTTGATATTGTTTTTGCATTATTAGGTTTACTGGGTCTTTTAGTTATAATACCTTTTATTTGGTCTTTTAATCTAATATGGAATCGTGGACCTTTATTTTACAAACAAGAAAGAGTTGGTAAAAATGGTGAAAGTTTTAATATTGTAAAACTTAGAACAATGATTGTTAATGCAGAAAAAGAAGGTGCTGTATTCGCTAAAACAAACGATACTCGAATTACTCCATTTGGGAAATTACTTCGCAAATCTCGATTAGACGAAGTTCCACAATTTATAAATGTTTTAAAAGGTGAAATGTCAGTTATTGGACCAAGGCCAGAACGGCCTATATTTGTTGAACAAATTGCTGAAAACATTCCTTTGTATAAAACGCGACATGTAATAAAACCTGGACTTACAGGTTGGGCTCAAGTTAACTATCCTTACGGCGAAAATCTTGATGATAGTTTAATGAAACTTCGTTATGATTTATACTACATGAAACATCGATCACTTTTCTTAGATGTTAATATTTTTATGAAAACCCTAAGCACTGTTTTATTTTTTAGAGGGCAATAA
- a CDS encoding exostosin domain-containing protein, with amino-acid sequence MNKIKLFTDFNKVAEAPHFGYVFPLVEYLLKKSYNLENFYHVTDSVEDADFIALPLSVEYLWQTQQKEYYQRFLDVAKKNHKKLLVFTSGDAGKTIHDESVITIRLGGFKNKLAKNTFIMSPFFEDPIEKYNLNFYTIDKNEKPSIGFVGHSAAGFKKVVKEFLVFTKVNFRRLLGKDATDFQSFYPSSVKRFYFLKKIESLTTIQANFIHRAKYRAGSVSENDRFKTTIEFFNNIQENPFTFCMRGAGNFSVRFYETLALGRIPVIVDTNFDLPFSKSIKWDKHCIVVKEDFSDFEDKINKFYKSIAEEDFIQLQLDNRKIWENYFTKEGYFVSLHTQLQKQFL; translated from the coding sequence ATGAATAAAATAAAATTGTTTACCGATTTTAATAAAGTTGCTGAAGCACCTCATTTTGGTTATGTTTTTCCCTTAGTAGAGTATTTATTAAAAAAAAGTTACAACTTAGAAAATTTCTATCATGTTACAGATTCAGTTGAAGATGCCGATTTCATAGCGTTACCTTTAAGTGTAGAATATTTATGGCAAACGCAACAAAAAGAGTATTATCAAAGGTTTTTAGATGTAGCAAAAAAAAATCATAAAAAGTTATTGGTTTTTACTTCTGGCGATGCTGGAAAAACAATTCATGACGAATCGGTAATTACAATTCGATTAGGTGGTTTTAAAAATAAGCTGGCAAAAAACACGTTTATTATGTCGCCTTTTTTCGAAGACCCCATTGAGAAATATAATTTGAATTTTTATACTATAGATAAAAACGAAAAACCTTCCATAGGTTTTGTAGGTCATTCGGCAGCAGGGTTTAAAAAAGTAGTAAAAGAGTTTTTAGTTTTTACAAAAGTAAACTTTCGAAGATTACTAGGTAAAGATGCAACCGATTTTCAATCCTTTTATCCGTCAAGTGTTAAACGATTCTATTTTTTAAAAAAGATAGAAAGTTTAACAACAATTCAAGCTAATTTTATTCATAGAGCAAAATACAGAGCTGGCAGCGTTTCGGAAAATGATCGTTTCAAAACTACTATAGAGTTTTTTAATAACATTCAAGAAAATCCCTTTACATTTTGCATGCGCGGTGCAGGCAATTTTTCGGTTCGTTTTTATGAAACGTTAGCACTTGGGAGAATTCCGGTTATTGTGGATACAAATTTTGATTTACCATTTTCAAAATCCATAAAATGGGATAAACATTGTATAGTAGTAAAAGAAGATTTTTCTGATTTTGAAGACAAGATAAACAAATTTTACAAGTCAATTGCAGAAGAGGATTTTATTCAACTGCAATTGGATAATAGGAAAATCTGGGAAAATTATTTTACAAAAGAAGGATATTTCGTTTCTTTACATACTCAGTTACAAAAGCAGTTTTTATAA
- a CDS encoding glycosyltransferase family 4 protein, protein MHICFISNEYPKEGFPHGGVGTFLKTIAPKLVEAGHKVSVVGINYTNLNESSIENGVTIFRLKKNNKKGLTWFLNAKAVNAKIKEINLENPIDVVESAELGLAFIKKIKTIKYVIRLHGGHHFFAESENRGINKWKGFQEKRSFKKADAFIAVSNYVKDHTAKYLSLNKLTQIIFYPVNNTHFTPLKNVSYEKNSIVFAGTVCEKKGVRQLIQAFPFVKEKYPEAILNIYGRDWFFPDGSSYIEMLKNIELPKIQPFDHDVIFKGTVSYDEIPEVYAKAEVCVFPSHMETLGLVAPEAMLCEKPVVFTALGPGPEVIIDGYNGYLANPYEPKNIAEQILKVFDNQGKAKSIAEKGRQSVLEKFNPEIIVQQNIDFYTEIVK, encoded by the coding sequence ATGCACATTTGTTTTATTTCTAATGAATATCCAAAAGAAGGTTTTCCACACGGCGGCGTTGGTACTTTCTTAAAAACTATTGCTCCAAAATTAGTCGAAGCAGGTCATAAAGTTAGTGTTGTAGGTATTAATTATACCAATTTAAATGAATCTTCGATAGAGAATGGAGTAACTATTTTTCGGTTAAAAAAAAACAATAAAAAAGGGTTAACTTGGTTTTTAAACGCAAAAGCTGTTAATGCTAAAATTAAAGAGATAAATTTAGAAAACCCTATTGATGTTGTAGAGTCCGCTGAATTAGGATTAGCATTTATAAAAAAAATAAAAACAATTAAATATGTAATTCGATTGCATGGTGGTCATCACTTTTTTGCCGAATCTGAAAATAGAGGAATTAACAAATGGAAAGGTTTTCAAGAAAAACGTTCCTTCAAAAAAGCAGATGCATTTATTGCAGTTTCAAACTATGTTAAAGATCATACAGCAAAATATTTAAGTTTAAATAAATTAACTCAAATTATATTTTATCCTGTAAATAATACACATTTCACTCCTTTAAAAAATGTTTCTTATGAAAAGAATAGTATTGTTTTTGCAGGTACCGTTTGCGAGAAAAAAGGAGTACGGCAATTAATTCAAGCTTTTCCTTTCGTGAAAGAAAAATATCCCGAAGCGATATTAAATATTTATGGTAGAGATTGGTTTTTTCCTGACGGGAGTTCGTATATAGAAATGTTAAAAAATATTGAATTACCTAAAATTCAGCCTTTTGACCATGATGTGATTTTTAAAGGAACGGTTTCTTATGATGAAATTCCTGAAGTATATGCTAAAGCAGAGGTTTGTGTATTTCCTTCCCATATGGAAACTTTGGGATTAGTGGCGCCAGAAGCTATGTTGTGTGAAAAACCAGTCGTATTTACTGCTCTAGGCCCAGGACCTGAAGTTATTATAGATGGTTATAATGGTTATTTAGCCAATCCTTATGAGCCCAAAAATATTGCAGAACAAATTTTAAAAGTTTTTGATAATCAAGGAAAAGCAAAATCAATTGCGGAAAAAGGGCGACAATCAGTATTAGAAAAGTTTAACCCAGAAATTATTGTCCAACAAAATATCGATTTTTATACCGAAATAGTAAAATGA
- a CDS encoding glycosyltransferase, with the protein MFTLKLSGIETNYQNTRIVQLIDSLEPGGAERMAVNYANGLSNKIAFSGLIATRKEGVLKEQIEKVVQYSFLNKKNNYDVRAFFKLRTFCIKHKVQFIHAHSSSFFWAVLVKLTYPKVKVVWHDHYGNSEFLNERSSGVLSIFSYFFSNIFAVNEQLTKWSVNKLNCDKVSYLPNFVIEEDILSNASTELLGKEDKRIVLLANLRPQKNHFFLLKIAENIVQKYPDWTFHLIGKDFQDEYSSQLKQKINELNLHTNLFLYGTKEDISNILKQSTIGILTSKSEGLPVALLEYGIHGLPVISTTVGEIPKIIKNNDNGILVEVDDISKFVSSLSTLIEDNNLRVTLGGNLKVTIENHYTDNAVFKKYFSLINGN; encoded by the coding sequence ATATTTACCCTTAAATTATCTGGCATAGAAACAAATTACCAAAATACAAGAATTGTACAACTAATCGATAGTTTAGAACCTGGTGGTGCTGAGAGAATGGCAGTAAACTATGCTAATGGTTTGTCAAATAAAATAGCATTTTCGGGTTTAATTGCGACAAGAAAAGAAGGTGTTTTAAAAGAACAAATAGAAAAAGTAGTACAGTATAGTTTTTTGAATAAAAAAAATAATTACGATGTTCGAGCTTTTTTCAAATTAAGAACATTTTGTATTAAACATAAGGTACAATTTATTCACGCGCACAGTTCTTCTTTTTTTTGGGCAGTATTGGTAAAATTAACTTATCCTAAAGTAAAAGTTGTTTGGCACGATCATTATGGGAATAGTGAGTTTTTGAATGAAAGAAGTAGTGGGGTCCTTTCAATTTTTTCATATTTTTTCTCAAATATTTTTGCTGTGAACGAACAATTAACAAAATGGAGTGTGAATAAATTAAATTGTGATAAAGTTTCTTATTTGCCAAATTTTGTAATAGAAGAAGATATTTTGTCTAATGCATCAACAGAGCTTTTGGGTAAAGAAGATAAAAGAATAGTTTTATTAGCAAATTTAAGGCCTCAAAAAAATCATTTTTTTTTATTAAAAATTGCTGAGAATATTGTGCAGAAATATCCTGATTGGACATTTCATTTAATTGGAAAAGATTTTCAAGATGAATATTCAAGTCAATTGAAACAAAAAATTAATGAACTTAATTTACATACAAATTTATTTTTATACGGTACAAAAGAAGATATTTCAAATATTTTGAAACAGTCAACAATAGGTATTTTAACTTCTAAATCAGAGGGTTTGCCTGTTGCTTTGTTAGAATATGGAATTCATGGTTTACCTGTAATATCAACAACTGTAGGTGAAATACCCAAGATTATTAAAAATAACGATAATGGGATTCTAGTTGAAGTAGATGATATTAGCAAATTTGTATCATCTTTATCTACATTAATTGAAGACAATAATCTAAGAGTTACATTGGGAGGAAATCTAAAAGTTACAATTGAAAATCATTATACCGATAATGCGGTTTTTAAAAAATATTTCAGTTTAATAAATGGAAACTAA
- a CDS encoding glycosyltransferase: MKLVVVSSAPIVVLNGKKYMYGPYQKEMKIWAKYTDEIQFCCPIWREDKGLLIDEISFPISNTIELKEFNIKSITNIPLAIYYSIINFFIILKTVHSADHLHLRCPGNMALLACIAQIFYPKKTKTAKYAGNWDPKSSQPWSYRIQKWILSNTFLTKNMQVLVYGEWPNQTKNIKPFFTATYSESDNKEVESRDLSKRIRFLFVGMLSEGKQPLYVTQIIKQLILKGFDVQLDYFGDGKMREEVERFCSENDLKGKVFLQGNQPKDKVEVAYQESHFLLLPSKSEGWPKVVAEAMFWGCVPVVTSVSCVPYMLDYGKRGILLTNDIEKDVNSIVSIMNDSVMFTKMSNEAQSWSRKFTTDQFETEISKLLK, translated from the coding sequence ATGAAGTTAGTTGTAGTTTCATCTGCGCCAATAGTTGTACTAAATGGGAAAAAGTACATGTACGGTCCATATCAAAAAGAAATGAAGATATGGGCAAAATATACAGATGAAATACAATTTTGTTGCCCTATTTGGAGAGAAGATAAAGGTCTTTTAATTGATGAAATTTCTTTTCCCATTTCAAATACAATTGAATTAAAAGAGTTTAATATTAAATCAATTACTAATATTCCTTTAGCGATTTATTATTCTATAATCAATTTTTTTATTATTCTTAAAACAGTTCATTCCGCAGATCATTTACATTTAAGATGTCCAGGGAATATGGCATTATTAGCGTGTATCGCTCAAATATTTTATCCTAAAAAAACTAAAACAGCAAAATACGCTGGAAATTGGGATCCCAAAAGTTCACAACCTTGGAGTTATCGTATTCAAAAATGGATTTTAAGTAATACTTTTTTGACTAAAAATATGCAGGTTTTAGTTTATGGAGAATGGCCGAATCAAACCAAGAATATTAAACCTTTTTTTACGGCAACCTATTCTGAGAGTGATAATAAAGAAGTAGAGTCCAGAGATTTATCTAAAAGAATTCGATTTTTATTTGTTGGGATGTTATCTGAAGGAAAACAACCTTTATATGTCACCCAAATTATAAAACAATTAATTTTAAAAGGTTTTGATGTGCAATTAGATTATTTTGGAGATGGAAAAATGCGAGAAGAAGTCGAAAGATTTTGTTCAGAGAATGATTTGAAAGGAAAAGTTTTTTTACAAGGTAATCAGCCTAAAGATAAAGTTGAAGTAGCTTATCAAGAAAGTCATTTTTTGTTATTGCCTTCTAAAAGTGAAGGTTGGCCAAAAGTGGTAGCTGAAGCTATGTTTTGGGGTTGCGTTCCAGTTGTTACTTCTGTTTCATGTGTTCCTTATATGCTTGATTATGGAAAAAGAGGAATTTTACTTACAAATGATATAGAAAAAGATGTTAATAGCATTGTTTCAATAATGAATGATTCTGTAATGTTTACAAAAATGTCTAATGAAGCACAATCTTGGTCAAGAAAATTTACTACGGATCAATTCGAAACTGAAATTTCTAAATTATTAAAGTGA